From a single Plutella xylostella chromosome 5, ilPluXylo3.1, whole genome shotgun sequence genomic region:
- the LOC105380868 gene encoding trypsin CFT-1, which yields MRTLVLLLLGAVFVAAEPRTQQRIVGGTTTTIAQYPYMAALLRSPTATTFWQSCGGSIITTSTILSAAHCFIGDTERNWRIRVGSTYANSGGTVFATSRIIRHPSYSQSSYNHDVALLKAQGTFVLGNNVQLGVIAGGNYFVPDNAVVWAAGWGDTSFNGVPSEQLRHVQVWTVNQDVCRSRYGSVITDNMLCSGWLDVGGRDQCQGDSGGPLLHNNVIVGITSFGRDCALAYYPGVNARVSRYTSWIQSNA from the exons ATGCGTACTCTGGTGCTATTGCTCTTGGGAGCTGTGTTCGTGGCAG CTGAGCCAAGGACCCAGCAAAGGATAGTGGGTGGTACTACTACCACTATTGCCCAGTACCCATACATGGCAGCACTGCTGCGGAGCCCCACTGCTACGACCTTCTGGCAGAGCTGCGGTGGTTCTATCATCACCACATCTACCATCCTTTCTGCTGCCCATTGCTTCAT CGGCGACACAGAAAGAAACTGGCGCATCCGAGTCGGCTCCACCTACGCCAACAGCGGCGGCACCGTGTTCGCCACCAGCCGCATCATCCGGCACCCCAGCTACAGCCAGTCCTCCTACAACCACGACGTGGCGCTCCTCAAAGCCCAGGGCACCTTCGTCCTTGGCAACAACGTACAGCTTGGAGTCATCGCCGGCGGTAACTACTTCGTGCCCGACAACGCCGTCGTCTGGGCTGCCGGATGGGGGGACACTTCC TTCAACGGCGTACCGTCTGAGCAGCTGCGCCACGTGCAAGTATGGACCGTGAACCAGGACGTGTGCCGGTCCCGTTACGGATCCGTCATCACGGACAACATGCTGTGCTCCGGCTGGCTGGACGTGGGCGGCCGCGACCAGTGCCAGGGCGACTCCGGCGGCCCCCTCCTCCACAACAACGTCATTGTGGGCATCACCTCCTTCGGTAGGGACTGCGCGCTTGCCTACTACCCCGGGGTCAACGCTCGCGTGTCCCGCTACACCTCCTGGATTCAAAGCAACGCCTAA
- the LOC125491456 gene encoding trypsin CFT-1-like, translating to MRTLVLLLLGAVFVAAEPRNQQRIVGGTTTTITQYPYMAALLWSPTGTIFPQNCGGSIITTTTILSAAHCFIGDTERNWRIRVGSTYANSGGTVFATSRIIRHPSYSQFSHNHDVALLKAQGTFVLGTNVQLGVIAGGNYILPDNSVVWAAGWGHTTFGGVSSEQLRHVQVWTVNQQVCRSRYGSVITDNMLCSGWLDVGGRDQCQGDSGGPLLHNNVIVGITSFGRDCALAYYPGVNARVSRYTSWIQNNA from the exons ATGCGTACTCTGGTGCTATTGCTCTTGGGAGCTGTGTTCGTGGCAG CTGAGCCGAGGAACCAGCAAAGGATAGTGGGTGGTACCACTACCACTATTACTCAGTACCCGTACATGGCAGCTTTGCTGTGGAGCCCCACTGGAACGATCTTCCCTCAGAACTGCGGAGGTTCTATCATCACCACAACTACCATCCTGTCAGCTGCCCATTGCTTCAT CGGCGACACAGAAAGGAACTGGCGCATCCGAGTCGGCTCCACCTACGCCAACAGCGGCGGCACCGTGTTTGCCACCAGCCGCATCATCCGGCACCCCAGCTACAGCCAGTTCTCCCACAACCACGACGTGGCGCTTCTCAAAGCCCAGGGCACCTTCGTCCTGGGCACCAACGTGCAGCTCGGAGTCATCGCCGGCGGTAACTACATCTTGCCCGACAACTCCGTCGTCTGGGCTGCCGGATGGGGTCACACTACC TTCGGCGGCGTATCGTCTGAGCAGCTGCGCCACGTGCAAGTGTGGACCGTGAACCAGCAAGTGTGCCGGTCCCGCTACGGATCCGTCATCACCGACAACATGCTGTGCTCGGGCTGGCTGGACGTGGGCGGCCGCGACCAGTGCCAGGGCGACTCCGGCGGCCCCCTGCTCCACAACAACGTCATTGTGGGCATCACCTCCTTCGGTAGGGACTGCGCGCTTGCCTACTACCCCGGGGTCAACGCTCGCGTGTCCCGCTACACCTCCTGGATCCAGAACAACGCGTAA